GCGCTCTTGCCGCTGTTCACCAATTCAATTATTTTCTGCAAGGTGCCGTCGGGAATAATAATTCGGGAACATTGCTGCAAGAGGATGAGAACTCGCTGGTATTTGCAAAATTATACAATGCAGACGGACAGTTGATAGGAGTAGTTAATTATTCCGTTAGCGGTCGCACGTTGGCGGAAGCGAACTTGTTACGGGAAGTTTGTAAAAAAATAGCAGATCGTTTAACGGAAATTATAGAAAAGAAAAAATAACAAAATATGAGAATATTAAAAATTTCATTCCTCATGGCCGCTCTTATCATGACTCAAACTTGTAAAACCAGGAAAGAAGAGGCAAGTAAGCTTAGGGAAGAAGCCGCCTTAAAATTCACGGAAAGAAAATTGAACAAAGCAAAAGAATTGTATTCTCAGTCGCTTGACTTGGATCCCGATCATGAAGCATCTCTCTTTATGTTGGGAAAAATAGACTTTTATAATCGGGATTTTCCATCCGCTGAAAAAAATTTTGAAGCTGTTGTCGATGAAGACGAATGCCATTCCGCCGGTTCTTATTGGCTGTATAAGATCAAAGGATTGAAAGCGGAAGAAAGAAAAACAGCAATTGAAAAATTGAGCGGTCTTGCCAAAAAATTACCGAACCGTTGGGAAGTTGTATACACTTTGGGAACTATGCTTGAGGAAGAAGGTCGTATCGCGGAAGCGATTCAATTGTATCAGGAAGCG
The nucleotide sequence above comes from Leptospira kobayashii. Encoded proteins:
- a CDS encoding tetratricopeptide repeat protein; its protein translation is MRILKISFLMAALIMTQTCKTRKEEASKLREEAALKFTERKLNKAKELYSQSLDLDPDHEASLFMLGKIDFYNRDFPSAEKNFEAVVDEDECHSAGSYWLYKIKGLKAEERKTAIEKLSGLAKKLPNRWEVVYTLGTMLEEEGRIAEAIQLYQEAVNEETKLSLIYMRLGRIYEKADMKKMAERYNKKMEQYKERQ